One segment of Shewanella piezotolerans WP3 DNA contains the following:
- a CDS encoding cobalamin-binding protein gives MNILCKSIVALSLFISVASYAAEPAKRIIALSPHAVEMLYAIGAGESIVATTDHADYPEAALKIPRIGGYHGIQIERVLELNPDLVVVWGGGNKAEDIQRIKDLGFEVFDSTPKTLLAVADELEALGELTGNQAQAATAAEAYRHELARLQQVNLAKPEVKVFYQLWSTPLMTVAQGSWIQQIIAVCHGNNVFADSANEYPQVSLETVLLKLPEVILQSQDEGNIQGIDWGQWPEIPAVKQQHIYQLNADLLHRASPRALLGVEALCEALDKAR, from the coding sequence ATGAATATTTTGTGTAAATCAATTGTGGCGTTGAGCCTATTTATCTCTGTAGCATCTTACGCTGCTGAGCCTGCTAAACGCATCATCGCTTTATCTCCCCATGCGGTGGAGATGCTGTATGCCATTGGCGCTGGCGAGTCGATTGTGGCGACTACTGACCACGCCGACTATCCAGAAGCTGCGCTTAAAATTCCTCGTATTGGTGGCTATCACGGGATTCAAATTGAACGAGTGCTTGAGCTTAATCCTGATTTAGTCGTGGTATGGGGTGGGGGCAATAAAGCGGAAGATATTCAGCGCATTAAAGACTTGGGCTTTGAAGTTTTTGATAGCACGCCAAAGACACTGCTAGCGGTTGCTGATGAACTTGAAGCGCTTGGTGAACTCACTGGCAATCAAGCACAAGCAGCTACTGCAGCTGAGGCTTATCGACATGAGTTAGCTCGTTTACAGCAAGTCAACTTGGCCAAGCCTGAGGTGAAGGTCTTCTATCAGCTGTGGTCTACTCCTTTGATGACGGTTGCTCAGGGCAGTTGGATCCAGCAGATAATAGCAGTTTGTCACGGTAATAATGTATTTGCTGACTCTGCCAATGAATATCCCCAGGTCAGTCTAGAAACGGTATTACTTAAGCTGCCAGAAGTGATCTTACAAAGCCAAGATGAAGGCAATATTCAGGGGATTGACTGGGGGCAGTGGCCTGAGATCCCTGCGGTTAAGCAGCAACACATCTATCAGCTTAATGCAGACTTATTACATCGTGCATCTCCTAGAGCTTTGCTTGGTGTTGAAGCCTTATGCGAGGCGTTAGATAAAGCTCGTTAG
- a CDS encoding RHS repeat domain-containing protein produces MVDHQGNIISQRYFDPFGRTASASVAGSLGDLVDTNRNRRGFTDHEHLNEQQLIHMNGRVYDYSMGRFMSVDPFIQSPTSTQSVNPYSYIMNNPLAGTDPTGYASCYEKGFLCTKDNVDKGENVNWAKACIPGSCESRSNNSNGSTQEQSSKNKETQNSDIGGLGGDCSAGK; encoded by the coding sequence ATGGTTGACCATCAGGGTAATATCATCAGCCAGCGTTACTTCGACCCGTTTGGTCGCACAGCTTCGGCAAGTGTCGCGGGCAGCTTAGGGGATTTAGTTGATACCAACCGTAATCGTCGTGGCTTTACTGACCATGAGCATTTGAATGAACAGCAGTTAATTCATATGAACGGTCGGGTGTACGATTACAGCATGGGTCGCTTTATGTCGGTTGACCCATTTATTCAATCGCCTACATCGACGCAGAGTGTTAATCCGTATTCGTATATCATGAATAACCCGCTGGCGGGGACAGATCCGACGGGGTATGCGAGTTGTTATGAAAAAGGCTTTTTATGTACTAAGGATAATGTAGATAAAGGTGAGAATGTTAACTGGGCTAAAGCTTGTATACCAGGTAGTTGTGAGTCTAGGTCTAACAACAGTAATGGTTCTACACAGGAGCAATCATCTAAAAATAAAGAGACTCAAAACAGTGATATTGGTGGGCTGGGGGGGGATTGCTCAGCAGGGAAATGA
- a CDS encoding HlyD family type I secretion periplasmic adaptor subunit, which translates to MSAWGILKDAWQNRDKLGDVNNSRDLAAFLPAALEIQEPPPNPLARKLGWSLLVLLVIAIVWACLGEVNIVASAEGKIIPSSKVKQIQPLEKAVVKNILVREGQYVHQGEPLIELDSTLTTADEKRLSGELHSARLSLAGSQALLVMLAQDVNDTNIALVSLDFPHVPNATQVELALHKRLLWQQWLQYRAQWQMLQSNLLQTQAEQAASDEVIGKLEQILPIITKRTSTMKGLHKQNYASENDYLALEQERIQYTHDLAAEHQRLKQLQASESEVRQQFNTLKAQTSVTELTKIPQIQQQIASLQEELAKAVDRNKKQVLYAPVSGQVQELSIGTVGGVVTEAQQLMLIVPDEVLLDVEVFLDNKDIGFVREKMLAEIKIHTFPFTKYGIIDGEVISVSNDATVDEQRGLIYGMRLKMKQSTIMVEGKEIKLMPGMAVTAEVQTGKRHIIEFFMAPLLRYRQESIRER; encoded by the coding sequence ATGAGTGCTTGGGGAATACTAAAAGATGCATGGCAAAATCGTGACAAGTTGGGCGATGTCAATAATAGTCGAGACTTAGCCGCGTTTTTGCCGGCTGCACTTGAAATTCAAGAACCCCCCCCAAACCCACTTGCACGTAAGCTTGGCTGGAGCCTGCTTGTTCTATTAGTTATTGCAATAGTATGGGCCTGCTTGGGAGAGGTCAATATCGTTGCCTCAGCTGAAGGTAAAATAATTCCAAGCTCAAAAGTGAAGCAAATTCAGCCTTTAGAAAAGGCCGTAGTGAAAAACATTTTGGTGCGTGAAGGCCAGTATGTGCACCAAGGTGAGCCACTAATTGAGTTAGATAGCACTTTAACAACCGCCGATGAGAAGCGTCTAAGTGGTGAGTTGCACAGTGCTCGTTTGAGCCTGGCAGGCAGTCAAGCACTGTTAGTCATGCTAGCACAAGATGTCAATGATACTAACATCGCCTTAGTTTCATTGGATTTCCCCCATGTGCCTAATGCGACTCAAGTTGAACTCGCTCTACATAAACGCCTGTTGTGGCAGCAGTGGCTTCAATATCGCGCTCAATGGCAGATGCTGCAAAGTAACCTGTTGCAAACACAAGCTGAGCAAGCAGCCAGTGACGAGGTGATCGGTAAGCTCGAACAAATATTACCCATTATCACGAAGCGCACCAGCACGATGAAGGGCTTACATAAACAAAATTATGCCTCTGAAAACGACTATTTAGCACTCGAGCAGGAGCGTATTCAATATACTCACGACTTAGCTGCTGAGCACCAAAGGCTTAAGCAACTGCAAGCGTCAGAATCGGAAGTTAGACAGCAATTTAACACCTTAAAGGCACAAACCTCTGTCACTGAACTGACTAAAATACCGCAAATTCAACAACAAATCGCCTCGCTGCAAGAGGAGTTAGCTAAAGCCGTCGATCGTAATAAAAAACAGGTTTTATATGCGCCAGTGTCTGGCCAAGTACAGGAACTTTCAATTGGCACTGTTGGTGGTGTGGTGACCGAGGCGCAGCAGCTAATGTTAATCGTGCCAGATGAAGTACTGCTCGATGTTGAAGTATTTTTAGATAATAAAGATATTGGTTTTGTTAGAGAAAAAATGTTAGCAGAGATAAAAATTCATACTTTCCCCTTTACTAAATACGGCATCATCGATGGCGAGGTTATTTCGGTATCTAACGATGCCACCGTCGATGAGCAGCGCGGCTTAATCTACGGTATGCGCCTCAAGATGAAACAGAGCACTATCATGGTTGAGGGTAAAGAGATAAAGCTGATGCCTGGCATGGCGGTGACCGCAGAAGTGCAAACGGGTAAGCGACATATTATCGAGTTTTTTATGGCGCCGTTATTACGGTATAGGCAAGAGAGTATTAGAGAAAGATAA
- a CDS encoding TNT domain-containing protein, which translates to MTLRPGTIIDRYGPETGTYVAPAGVPFTQRSLPPEHINLPLTQYRVVRPIPVYYGPATPHFGQFGGGIQYQLPNNVRSLRQGTKPYLELVK; encoded by the coding sequence ATGACATTACGACCAGGAACAATTATTGACAGGTATGGCCCTGAAACTGGTACTTATGTAGCCCCAGCGGGAGTCCCGTTTACACAACGGTCATTACCACCAGAGCATATTAATCTCCCTTTAACTCAATATAGAGTAGTGAGACCTATACCTGTATATTATGGGCCTGCCACTCCACATTTTGGGCAATTTGGAGGAGGGATTCAATATCAACTACCTAATAATGTTCGAAGTTTAAGGCAGGGCACTAAACCATATTTGGAGTTAGTAAAATGA
- a CDS encoding calcium-binding protein codes for MNNVLSWLYNGWGNYETGKGAGDLIDSRNELIEACKEGYSNPTAGNAQKIRDAADEYRRNAAKSGTGLLVSDPILGKALGQLIDNENLRDYYHGNERDNKRWSEIAQALGHEDWEKDGIREQCTLEGITQLVNEIGNIPPGSSRVIDPLMIDLDGDGLELTSSIYFDNDNDGILNRTSWVGSDDGVLVFDINSNGLIENGSEIFGDDFVKSNGEKAIDGFDALRDLDSNNDGQFDSNDSNFADVNIWRDLDQDGVADDGELFTLESLGIQSIGLEEVRTNTPLNDSVEVSRSTVNLINGSTLNIHDVNLASSTLHTAYDHTGIELDDSIRSMANIIGMGRVDSLQYSMKQNIELKNLVVQFSSLDSMDGQLGLIQAITEQWAKTHNSAALDRIVEWNVGRFVSSVSTDPETGRRVETTSVAFMPEVLSEELSYKINILSAFYGDDRFKNVNVMGDRLGGALQAIDAAIDSLQNNFYELLVSQTRLNKYLDLIDVDFGSENIFNYEALNEYVKRQVQTGEDKLTVLEDILFIIERDPVLLADSELYLQLNDLIDLLPIEETKELLDEHNVSVDDFGYIFKSYLGVEIVSVKDGYTDALVINRDAPVILLAGDSVTNVTINAPEVIVTAGSGDDHVTTGSGEDLIEAGNGNDTINSGSGNDTIYGGAGNDTINTGAGDDIAYGAAGEDVINSGAGNDTIYGGAGNDTINTGAGDDKAYGGAGDDMLTNTGAGDTALYGEEGHDTLTGYYRANNTLDGGEGNDTLTMNSISSSYRDSSNSLRGGRGDDSFTMGYGSDTYHYDLGDGHDVIRDKGYDSSQDETKHRRDTLVLGAGITREMVSFTHDSAGNIIITITDPDNAANNGSIMVMGAYTSSTYRIEGIEFSGDESGASNLDEAAILAAAEGMFGTDGDDALTGTSMSETLYGGEGNDVIHTGSGEDIAYGGADNDTLTNTGAGDTALYGEEGHDTLTGYYRANNTLDGGEGNDTLTMNSISSSYRDSSNSLRGGRGDDSFTMGYGSDTYHYDLGDGHDVIRDKGYDSSQDETKHRRDTLVLGAGITREMVSFTHDSAGNIIITITDPDNAANNGSIMVMGAYTSSTYRIEGIEFSGDESGASNLDEAAILAALEEMHGTEGSDVIQGTSTADIIYGENGGDTLYGRKGADKLFGGSGDDKLVGGGGKDLLIGGSGDDQLIGGGGGDTLNGGEGSDNLKGSAGNDTYLFSSDFGNDVINNYDSNSSSIDTAIFNDVSIEELWFSRDGNDLQINVIGTDNQVEISDWYSGVNYQLDKVQVGDSVLLNTQLEQLVSAMASFDVPVGTGSIVTEEAQDALRPILVESWNTL; via the coding sequence ATGAATAATGTTTTATCATGGTTGTATAATGGATGGGGGAATTATGAAACAGGGAAAGGTGCTGGAGACTTAATAGATAGTAGAAATGAATTGATCGAGGCTTGTAAAGAAGGATATTCAAATCCAACTGCTGGGAATGCGCAGAAGATAAGAGATGCTGCCGATGAGTATCGAAGAAATGCTGCTAAATCTGGAACAGGGCTATTAGTTAGTGATCCAATTCTTGGCAAAGCTCTGGGTCAGTTAATTGATAATGAAAATCTAAGGGATTATTATCATGGAAATGAACGTGATAATAAAAGGTGGAGTGAAATAGCCCAAGCATTAGGCCATGAGGACTGGGAAAAAGATGGTATAAGAGAACAGTGTACCCTAGAGGGGATTACTCAGCTAGTAAATGAAATCGGCAATATACCTCCAGGTTCAAGTCGTGTTATTGATCCTTTGATGATTGATCTAGATGGAGACGGGCTTGAGCTTACCTCAAGTATATATTTTGATAATGACAATGATGGAATTCTTAATCGTACTAGTTGGGTAGGTTCTGATGATGGTGTCTTAGTTTTTGATATAAATAGTAATGGTTTGATTGAAAATGGTAGTGAAATTTTTGGAGATGACTTTGTTAAAAGTAACGGCGAGAAGGCTATTGATGGTTTTGATGCGTTAAGAGATTTAGATTCCAATAATGATGGCCAGTTCGATAGTAATGATAGTAACTTTGCAGATGTTAATATCTGGCGTGATTTGGATCAAGATGGAGTTGCGGATGACGGTGAACTTTTTACACTTGAAAGTCTGGGTATACAAAGCATAGGGTTAGAGGAAGTCCGCACTAATACGCCATTAAATGATAGCGTGGAGGTTAGTCGTTCAACGGTCAATTTGATTAATGGAAGTACTCTGAATATTCATGATGTAAACTTAGCATCAAGTACATTGCATACGGCATATGATCATACGGGAATTGAGTTAGATGACTCGATTAGAAGTATGGCAAATATCATAGGTATGGGACGAGTAGACAGTTTGCAGTATTCAATGAAGCAAAATATTGAACTGAAAAACTTAGTAGTGCAGTTCTCTTCTTTAGATTCAATGGATGGTCAGTTAGGGTTAATTCAGGCTATTACTGAACAGTGGGCGAAAACTCATAACTCTGCTGCATTAGATCGTATAGTCGAATGGAATGTTGGTAGGTTTGTTAGCTCCGTTAGTACAGATCCGGAAACAGGTCGCCGTGTCGAAACCACTTCGGTAGCGTTTATGCCAGAAGTGTTATCTGAGGAGTTGAGTTATAAAATAAATATATTATCAGCTTTTTATGGTGATGATAGATTTAAAAATGTAAACGTAATGGGAGATCGCTTAGGTGGAGCATTACAAGCTATTGATGCCGCAATTGATTCTTTGCAAAATAATTTCTATGAACTATTAGTGTCGCAGACTCGCTTAAATAAGTATTTAGATTTAATTGATGTTGATTTTGGTAGCGAGAATATTTTTAATTATGAAGCATTAAATGAGTATGTTAAACGACAAGTGCAAACAGGGGAAGATAAACTAACGGTATTAGAGGATATATTATTCATTATAGAAAGGGATCCTGTCTTACTTGCTGATTCAGAACTATACCTTCAATTGAATGATTTAATTGACCTCTTGCCAATTGAAGAGACTAAAGAACTTCTAGATGAACACAACGTTAGTGTAGATGATTTTGGTTATATATTTAAGAGTTACTTGGGTGTTGAAATTGTTTCTGTTAAAGATGGTTACACTGATGCACTAGTAATTAATCGAGATGCCCCAGTTATTTTATTAGCAGGAGATTCGGTGACCAATGTTACCATAAATGCGCCAGAAGTAATAGTTACAGCTGGAAGCGGAGATGATCATGTTACCACTGGAAGTGGTGAGGATTTAATTGAGGCTGGTAACGGTAACGATACTATAAACTCTGGATCTGGTAACGACACTATATATGGTGGTGCAGGTAATGACACGATAAATACTGGTGCTGGCGATGATATAGCATACGGTGCAGCAGGTGAAGACGTTATAAATTCAGGTGCTGGTAATGACACCATTTATGGTGGTGCGGGTAATGACACGATAAATACTGGTGCTGGCGATGATAAAGCGTACGGTGGTGCGGGTGACGACATGTTAACCAATACTGGAGCGGGTGATACGGCGCTGTACGGGGAGGAGGGGCATGACACCTTAACCGGGTACTACCGTGCGAATAACACGCTAGATGGTGGTGAGGGTAATGACACACTCACCATGAATTCGATATCTTCGAGCTATCGAGATTCCAGTAACAGTCTGCGTGGTGGTCGAGGTGATGACAGTTTTACCATGGGATATGGCAGTGACACCTACCATTATGATTTAGGCGATGGTCATGATGTCATTCGAGACAAGGGATATGACTCGAGTCAGGATGAGACGAAACATCGTCGAGACACGTTAGTATTGGGTGCCGGTATTACGCGTGAGATGGTGAGCTTCACTCATGACAGTGCGGGTAACATTATTATCACGATAACAGATCCGGATAATGCGGCCAATAATGGCAGTATTATGGTGATGGGTGCATACACGAGCAGCACGTATCGAATTGAAGGTATCGAGTTTTCGGGTGATGAAAGTGGCGCCAGTAACTTGGATGAAGCGGCAATATTGGCCGCAGCAGAAGGGATGTTTGGTACTGATGGTGATGACGCACTGACGGGCACGTCGATGAGTGAGACGCTTTATGGTGGTGAGGGTAATGACGTTATTCATACTGGGTCGGGTGAGGATATTGCCTATGGCGGTGCAGATAATGACACGTTAACCAATACTGGAGCGGGTGATACGGCGCTGTACGGGGAGGAGGGGCATGACACCTTAACCGGGTACTACCGTGCGAATAACACGCTAGATGGTGGTGAGGGTAATGACACACTCACCATGAATTCGATATCTTCGAGCTATCGAGATTCCAGTAACAGTCTGCGTGGTGGTCGAGGTGATGACAGTTTTACCATGGGATATGGCAGTGACACCTACCATTATGATTTAGGCGATGGTCATGATGTCATTCGAGACAAGGGATATGACTCGAGTCAGGATGAGACGAAACATCGTCGAGACACGTTAGTATTGGGTGCCGGTATTACGCGTGAGATGGTGAGCTTCACTCATGACAGTGCGGGTAACATTATTATCACGATAACAGATCCGGATAATGCGGCCAATAATGGCAGTATTATGGTGATGGGTGCATACACGAGCAGCACGTATCGAATTGAAGGTATCGAGTTTTCGGGTGATGAAAGTGGTGCCAGTAACTTGGATGAAGCGGCAATATTGGCGGCATTAGAAGAAATGCATGGCACTGAAGGTAGTGATGTAATTCAGGGAACTTCTACTGCGGATATCATTTACGGAGAGAATGGGGGAGACACGCTTTACGGCCGAAAGGGGGCTGATAAGCTTTTTGGTGGCTCAGGTGACGATAAGTTAGTAGGTGGTGGTGGTAAAGACCTACTAATTGGTGGTAGTGGTGATGACCAATTAATTGGTGGTGGTGGTGGTGACACTCTGAACGGAGGTGAAGGGAGCGATAACTTAAAAGGTTCTGCAGGTAATGATACTTATTTGTTTTCTTCTGATTTCGGTAACGATGTTATAAATAATTATGACTCAAACTCTTCCAGTATTGATACAGCTATATTTAACGATGTTTCAATCGAAGAGCTGTGGTTTAGTCGTGATGGTAATGATCTACAGATCAACGTCATTGGAACTGATAATCAAGTAGAAATATCTGATTGGTACAGTGGTGTTAATTATCAATTGGATAAAGTTCAAGTCGGTGATTCAGTATTATTAAATACTCAACTCGAACAACTTGTTTCAGCCATGGCAAGCTTTGATGTACCAGTTGGTACTGGAAGCATTGTTACCGAAGAAGCTCAAGATGCGTTAAGGCCAATATTAGTAGAAAGTTGGAACACCCTCTAG